One genomic window of Cydia splendana chromosome 16, ilCydSple1.2, whole genome shotgun sequence includes the following:
- the LOC134798039 gene encoding WD repeat-containing protein 89, protein MADIIDTEEEDRDIVGPEEIEQLFSKKYSLLTETAVSLKKSYINKLATTKSLKIAVSLVDNSIEVYQLTNTSLNKVCKLSGHKKELTDVVFLHKEDHLLHSCGQDGLVKLWDTRTSGSCVQEYKDEEEQIVRPYLCMDVSCNSRVLCAGSQTVQNDAYLVFWDQRITKPLGGYWNSHTDDITQVKFHKKKPSILASGADDGLLNIFNIMEPNEDDALTYSLNVENSIEKITWLSDTQASCVTQSSDLQVWDTERGDLIRSYDRDKISRTIKRSRGDDCYLVDTYRSADGECVMLAGSHAGTGNVLRSVTATSKKLQPTTNFAGNKQVVRCCSYNAERDILVTTGESGLISIWSPSGESHEQNGLGHKLASSMNKMRVRHKPY, encoded by the exons ATGGCAGATATAATTGACACAGAAGAGGAGGACCGCGACATAGTAGGGCCAGAAGAGATAGAACAATTGTTTAGTAAAAAATACAGTTTGTTAACAGAAACTGCAGTGTCGCTTAAGAAATCGTATATAAATAAGTTAGCCACAACAAA GTCATTAAAAATAGCCGTTAGTCTAGTAGACAACAGTATCGAGGTATACCAGCTGACAAACACGTCGCTGAATAAGGTGTGCAAGCTCAGCGGCCACAAGAAGGAGCTGACGGATGTGGTGTTCTTGCATAAAGAGGATCACCTCCTGCATTCGTGTGGCCAGGACGGGCTGGTGAAGTTGTGGGACACGAGGACCAGCGGGAGCTGTGTGCAGGAGTATAAAG ATGAGGAAGAACAGATAGTCCGCCCATACTTATGCATGGACGTGTCCTGCAATAGCCGAGTACTCTGTGCCGGTAGCCAGACAGTGCAGAATGATGCGTACCTTGTGTTCTGGGATCAGcgcataaccaagcctctggGTGGCTATTGGAACTCACACACTGATGATATCACTCAG GTAAAATTCCACAAGAAAAAACCCAGCATATTAGCATCTGGTGCTGATGATGGACTCCTCAACATCTTCAACATCATGGAGCCCAATGAAGACGATGCACTCACATACTCACTCAATGTGGAGAACTCTATAGAGAAGATCACGTGGCTTAGTGACACACAG GCATCGTGCGTGACTCAGAGCAGCGACCTGCAGGTGTGGGACACGGAGCGCGGCGACCTCATACGGAGCTACGACCGCGACAAGATCTCCCGGACCATCAAG CGTAGCCGTGGTGACGACTGCTACCTGGTGGACACGTATCGCTCAGCCGACGGCGAGTGCGTCATGCTGGCCGGATCACACGCAGGCACAGG AAACGTCCTCCGCTCGGTGACGGCCACCAGTAAGAAGCTGCAGCCGACCACCAACTTCGCCGGGAACAAGCAGGTCGTGAGGTGCTGCTCCTACAATGCAGAG AGAGACATCCTGGTGACGACGGGCGAGTCCGGCCTCATCAGCATCTGGTCCCCGAGCGGGGAGTCCCACGAGCAGAACGGCCTCGGACACAAGCTAGCCAGCTCCATGAACAAGATGAGGGTGCGCCACAAACCTTATTGA